The genomic window TCGACGACATCGTCTATGACATCCAGGACATCGGCGTCCGATATTACACCTACAGCACGACGCTCGGCCTGGTGCTGGAGGCGGCGAAGGAGTCGTCGAAGCGGCTCGTGGTCCTGGACCGGCCGAACCCCATCGGCGGCGAGGCGGTCGCCGGCCCGGTGCTCGACCCGGGCCTGGAGTCGTTCATCGGCTATCACGCCTTGCCGGTCCGCCACGGGATGACGCTCGGCGAGCTGGCCCGGCTGTACAACGGGGAGCGGAAGATCGGCGCCGCCCTCGAGGTGGTCCCCTGCAGGGGCTGGACGCGGGGGCGGACCTACGACCGGACGGGGCTGCTCTGGGTCAACCCGTCGCCCAACATGCGGAGCCTGACCGAGGCGCTGCTCTACCCGGGCGTCGGCTGGCTGGAGGCGACGAACCTGGCGACCGGCCGCGGGACCGATACGCCCTTCGAGCGGGTCGGCGCCCCGTGGATCGACCCGGTCGCCTTCGCCGCGGCGATGAACGCCTCCAGGGTGCCGGGCGCCCGGTTCACGCCCATCTGGTTCACGCCGACGGAGCGGCAGTTCAAGGGGGAGCGATGCGGCGGCGTCCTGATCATGATCGACGACTGGTCGGCCTTCGACCCGCTCCGGCTGGGCGTGTCGCTGGCGGTGGCGCTGAGGCAGTCCTACCCGAATGAGTGGAAGCCGGAGAAGGTGCTCGGCCTGCTCGGCGACCGGGCCTCGCTGGAGTCCATCCGCCAGGGGAAGGGCGCCTCGGAGATCATGGCGATGTGGGGGCCGGAGCTCGAGGCCTTCCGGGAGGTCCGGGGCCGCTACCTGATCTACGACCGCGGCGCGGACTGAGGCTTCGCGGCGATGTCGGTCCGGGGTGCGTCCGCCCGGCCGCGTCTCCGGGGGCCCGGCGCCGGGCGATCGGGCTCGGTGTGCGGGTCGTCGGAGCGGTACTCGTCCCGGACCCAGGCGCGGAAGCGCCCGGGGGTGTGATCGAGCCCGCGGGCGTCCAGCCAGGCGGCGTACTCGTCCAGGGGCTCGTGGAGGTGCTGCGGTCCGAAGAGCGGGATGTGGCTGTGGTAGATCGTGAAGGCCCGCGACGCCCGGCGCGGGCCCTCGCCGAGGCGGACCATCAGGTAGAGCGCGGAGGCCAGCCCCGTCCGGTCGGCGCCCGCCTTGCAGTGGATCAGCAGCGGATACCGGCAGTCCTCCAGGACGTCGATCAGCGCGAGCAGCTCGTGGCGCCCGGGCCGCTTCGTGGCGCTCAGGGGGATGTCGTAGAAGGCGACGCCCCGGTCGGACGACGTGCGGACCTCGGCGTCGTACCAGGGGTCGCGGGGCGACCCCCCGCGGAGGTTCAGGATCGAGGCGAGGCGATGCTCGGCGATCATCGCGGGGAGGCCGGCGGTGGGCTGGGCGGCCCGGATGACGACCCCCGGGTCGACCACGCCGACGTTGGCGCTCACCATGGGGCGGACGAGGAGGGCGGCCAGCCCGGCGGCGGCGGCCAGGGCGGCGAGCAGCGCGGCCCGGGCGGCGCGGCGGGCGATGCCCTTCCGGGGACGGCCGCCGAGGGCCGCGGGCGCGTCGGTCGTGACGTCGAGGGGGTCGGGCACGCTTCGTCACCTTCCTGCTGGGAGGGCGGTGGGCCGCCGGCGGGACGTCGCCGGATCGGTGCCGGCCTCATCAAGCGCCAGGAGCCGGGGCCGGTCAAGGCCGATCGCGGGGGCCGGCCCATCCCGCCGTGCCTCGGCCCGGGATTCGAAAGGCCGCCGGGCCGATCCGGGCCAGCCAGGCTGGCGGGGATCGGCCCGGCCATTCTCCGATTCGGGCCGCGGAGTCGGCCCGCGGGGGCCGCCGTCCGCGGTCAGCTAGCTCAACGGGCTCCCGGCTGGTTGGGGAGGGTCGGCGTCGTCGTGG from Aquisphaera giovannonii includes these protein-coding regions:
- a CDS encoding fused DSP-PTPase phosphatase/NAD kinase-like protein; protein product: MPDPLDVTTDAPAALGGRPRKGIARRAARAALLAALAAAAGLAALLVRPMVSANVGVVDPGVVIRAAQPTAGLPAMIAEHRLASILNLRGGSPRDPWYDAEVRTSSDRGVAFYDIPLSATKRPGRHELLALIDVLEDCRYPLLIHCKAGADRTGLASALYLMVRLGEGPRRASRAFTIYHSHIPLFGPQHLHEPLDEYAAWLDARGLDHTPGRFRAWVRDEYRSDDPHTEPDRPAPGPRRRGRADAPRTDIAAKPQSAPRS